The Caulobacter vibrioides sequence CCGGCGGCAAGGGCGTGCGGGGTTCAACCGCCGTACGCCTGGGTGCGTTCACGCCCTACATGCGGCCCTGAGGCCTGGGGCGCTCTGGACGGGCCAAGCGGGAACTGGCTTCCGCCCCGGACGCGGACCTAATCCTCCCCCCAGCGGGGGAGGTGTCGGCGAAGCCGACGGAGGGGGAAAAAGCCGGCTCGGCAGCACTTCCCCCTCCGGCCTTCGGCCTCCTCCCCCGCTGGGGGGAGGATTTTCCGAACGTCCGCCCAGGGCTGCCTCTCCCCGTTGGTTTCAGGACGTGAAGCGGACGTTCGGGTTTGCGACCGCCATGCGTCCTTCGAGGCTCGCCTTCGGCTCACACCTCAGGATGAGGAAATCCTGTTGCTGAACACCTCATCCTGAGGTGCGCGCTCTTGAGCGCGCCTCGAAGGACGCAGGGAGTCAAGGTCCGCCCAGGTTTCCTTCTCCCCTTGCGGGAGAAGGTGTCAGCGAAGCTGACGGATGAGGGGTTGAAAAGTCTCTCAGGATAGCCGAGCGCGACCCCTCACAGTCCTTCACCGCTACACCTTCGCCTCCGTGGCGAAAGGACAACCTCAGCGGGGTTTGCATGACGGCCTTACGGTCCTCGGCCCAAGCCAGGATCGTTTCGAGATCCCCGAGCAAGCGAACATCATGCTCGCCGCGCCGCCCGGTCGGCGTCACGACCACCTTCTCGATCAAGCCTCGCAAGGCCGTCGCCGCTTCGGTGCGATTGTCGGGGTCGGCGAGCGCCTCGGTCAACCGCTCGACCTTGCGCCGGTATAGCTCGGCGATGTTGGGGTGAATGTCAGGAACATCGCGCGGGGCCTCGGCCAAGGTCGCCTCGATTGCGACGACCTCGTTCTCCAACTCGCGAAGTCGGCCAACCATGCCCGGCGTGTACTCGCCCTGCTCGATCATGGTCATGAGGCCCTTGTAAGCCTTGCGAGCCTTCTCCAGCCGCTGACGATCCACCGCCTCGTTAGCCCGGCGCTGATGGTTGAGCCGATTGGTCTCCTCGATAAACGACCGCATGGCCTCGGCCGCGATCTGCGGCGTCAGCAACCGGTCTCGCAGACCCATCAGCACACGCGCCTCCAGCCGGTCGGCGACGACTGTCGTGTTGTTGGTGCAGCCCTTGCCGGTGGCGTGGCCAAGACAGGCCATTCGGCCGTTGCCCCGACGACTGATCGCCGCGCCACAGACGCCACAGGCCACCAGACCCGATAGCAGGTTCAATGGACGCCGCGCCGCCGATGCCGCGCCCAGGAGGCGCTTGCCGTCGGTGAGGGCCTGCTCATAGACGCGCGAGAACTCCTCTTGGCGGGCCTTGGCGGCCTCCCATAAGGCGTCATCGACGATCCGCAGGTGCGGCACGTCGGCGTGAACCCATTCGCTCTCAGGATTGGCCCGACGCTTGACCCCGCCCGTGTCGGGGTCGCGAAGATCCCTGGCGCGGTTCCAGACCATGCGACCGACATAGAGCGGGTTGTTGAGGATGCCATGGACCCCGTTCGACTTGCCGCGAATGGTCTGTGATGCCCAAGCGCGCCCTCGCGGCGCCGGCACACCGGCCGCATTGAGCGCCAAGGCGATCTGGCGCGGACTCTTGCCGGCTGCATAATCGCGAAAAATGCCTCTGATCACCTCGGCCTGCTCGGGGATGATCTCCCGCTCGCCGGTGGTTACCTTGCCGGCGGCGTCGAAGGCGCGAACGACGCCGTAGCCGTAACACTTGTTGCCGCTGGCTTTGCCGGCCTCGACCCGCCCGCGAAGACCCCTATGGGTCTTGGCGGACAGCTCCTTGAGGAAGAGTGCGTTCATCGTGCCCTTGAGCCCGACATGCAGTTCGCTGATCTCGCCCTCGGACAGGGTGACGATCGGCACCCCAGCGAACCGCAGGCGCTTGAAGAGCGCGGCGATGTCCTCCTGATCGCGGCTGAGCCGGTCCAGGGCCTCAGCTAGGACCACATCGAACTTGCCGGCCATCGCCTCATGCAAAAGGGAGCGAACTCCCGGACGAAGGATCATCGTCGAACCGGAAATAGCCGCGTCCGAGTAGCGCCCGGCCGGTGTCCATCCCTGGCGGTCGGCGTAAATCTGACAGACCCGAAACTGATCCTCGATCGAGGCCGCCGACTGCTTGTCGTCGGAATAGCGGGCGTAAAGCGCAACGCGGGTCATCGGGAAACTCCCTTCAAGCTGAGGTGTCGTCGGTCTCGGCATTGGCCGCCGCCATTCGCCGCGCGAACTCCTCGCGCGCGATCTGGCGGCCGATAAGCCGCGCCAGCGTCAGCAGCGCGGCTTGGCCTTTCTCGCTGATCGGCGGGCCGTCGTTGGCTGGTGTGAGGGTCTGCGTAGGCGGGGGAGAGGGCGCATCCATGCTTGGCTCCACAACTGGAACCATCAGGGTTTGGGGCACGCCGACAGAGGTCAAAGGCAGACCGGGGTGCGATGCGGCCCTGGACATCGAAGTTTGGAAAACCCCGGAGACCTTGCCGGATATCCCGGACGTCAATGGGAAGGAAAAGCGAAGAGCGAAATTTTGTCGGGTCAAAGCGGCCAGACGCGCCAAACCCGCAATGAATCCGTGGGTCACACGCAACGATCTCGCGGTCTGGTCCGAAATCATTGCGCGGAAACCGGCAACGATTTGGGGGCGTAGGGCTCGCCGCAGCCGGGGCAATGCGCCTTGGACAGGAAGGTCCAGGCCTTGCGGACGAATGGCCACGCTTCGCCGCGCTCGAACTCAAGGATGCGATAGGCAATCGCGAGCTGAGCCGACACGTCCTGAATGGTCCGTGGGGTAAGCTTCCCTAGAGGCTTCAAGGCCTCCTCCCGCACATCACCCAGACGCCGACATTCGGCGTCGACGGCGTCCATCTCCGCTCCCATTGGCAAGGCTCGGATCTGGGCCTGCGTGAGATGGAAGTAGTCGAACTGACGGACCGCCAAGGTCTCAAGCTCCGACCAGCGCGCTGCCAGACGGTCAATCTCTAAATCCAAAGCGATCCAATCGGCGCACTGTGCGGGGATATCGACGGCGTCTCGCGCCGGAAGTCCCCGCACAGGCCCCGCGAACGGAATGGCGGTCGCGCCAATAACGGCGCGACGTGAGATGGCAGGCAGGCGAGCGCCGTCGCCCGTCTTTCGACGCTGGCCCATAGCGTAGGTCCTGATTCAATGATTATTGTTTTGCTATCACATCAACGAAATAAGATCAACGCAAAACGATCATGAGAGCGGAAAACAATAATCTCGCACTCACCGCCGGTCAGATTCGCGCCGCGCGGGGGCTATTGGATTGGAGTCAGCCGCAGCTCGCCGAGGCCGCAAAGCTGTCGTTGCCCACGGTTCGGCGGATGGAAGGGCCGATAGGCCCATCGCGTAGTACCGTTGCAAATGTCGAGGCGATCCGTCGTGCGTTCGAGGATGCGGGCGTGGTGTTCTTCGGCGCCGGCGAGGTTAGCTCAGGTGGTTCAGGCGTTCGGTTCAAATCCGAGAGCTAGCGGTTAAGCCGCAGGCGCGTAGCGCCTAGCCAGGCTTAAACCGCTTGCCGAGCCCAAGCCGGTCGGTGAGCGGCCGGTCAAGGGGGCGCGGAGCGCACCGCCGCAGGCGACGGCAAAGCCGCCCTTGAGGGGGCGATCACCGGCTGGCCGACGACGAAGTCGGCAACGCCAAGAACCGGACCCTCGCGATTTCCGTGCGGAGTGGATTTCTGACTTCAATCCTTCACACCGCAGGTTGCGGTTAGACAACCGCATTTCTGTGCCCCGGCATGGTAGTGGCCCCGCCAAGCATTCACGTTATGGTAGCGCTTGTTTGGTCGCCGAGGGAACTGATGGCTAGGGGGAAACCAGGGAATACGCTGCAACGGTGGGAAGTCGCCCTTGTGAAGGCGATGCAGGCCCGAGGTGGATGGAACGATCAGGAAATCCTGGCCTACTTCACCCGGCCGCTTCGCACGGTGAATCACCGCCTTATCGGCGAGATCAGGACGCAGCATCGTCACAAGGCGATCAACGCGGCCAATGACGACGCTCTCGACGAGTTTCTCGCAACCTGGCCCGACGTTGATCCGTCAACCGGCCTCAGCGTTCGCGGTGACGAACTACTCATAAAGGCCCGCGAGGCGATGATCGCCGCCGTTCATACCTTCAATGGTGCAGGGCTAACGTTTCGGGCTGAACTCTTCATCGTGACGGCCGTCATCGCTTGGACCTATCTCATGCACGCCTTTTACCGACGCGAAGGTGTGGACTATCGATACAAGAAGGCTGACGGAACGGTGATGCAGACGCCGGAAGGGGCCGACAAGTATTGGGAGCTTGGCTTCTGCCTTCGCCATGCCAAATGCCCGGTTGGAAAGCCCGTGGTGCAGAACTTGGAATTCCTATTGATCCTCCGGCACGAAATCGAGCATCGCTCGACGAGCCGCATCGACGACGCCGTGAGCGCCAAGCTCCAAGCCTGCTGCATTAACTTCAACGATGCCCTCAAGACGCTTTTCGGCGCGCAATACGCCATTGAGCGGCGCCTACCGATCGCCTTGCAGTTCGTCACCTTCGGCCCGGATCAACGGGCATTGCTTAAGAAAGCCAGAACGCTTCCGCCGACCATCGTCGCGATGATGGACGCATTCCATGCTGGGCTGTCAGACGAAGAACAGGCCGACCCTGCCTTTGCTCACCGTGTGGTGTTTATCCCCAAGCTCGGGGCCAGGGCGAGCGCCTCAGATGAAGCTATCGAATTCA is a genomic window containing:
- a CDS encoding recombinase family protein, whose product is MTRVALYARYSDDKQSAASIEDQFRVCQIYADRQGWTPAGRYSDAAISGSTMILRPGVRSLLHEAMAGKFDVVLAEALDRLSRDQEDIAALFKRLRFAGVPIVTLSEGEISELHVGLKGTMNALFLKELSAKTHRGLRGRVEAGKASGNKCYGYGVVRAFDAAGKVTTGEREIIPEQAEVIRGIFRDYAAGKSPRQIALALNAAGVPAPRGRAWASQTIRGKSNGVHGILNNPLYVGRMVWNRARDLRDPDTGGVKRRANPESEWVHADVPHLRIVDDALWEAAKARQEEFSRVYEQALTDGKRLLGAASAARRPLNLLSGLVACGVCGAAISRRGNGRMACLGHATGKGCTNNTTVVADRLEARVLMGLRDRLLTPQIAAEAMRSFIEETNRLNHQRRANEAVDRQRLEKARKAYKGLMTMIEQGEYTPGMVGRLRELENEVVAIEATLAEAPRDVPDIHPNIAELYRRKVERLTEALADPDNRTEAATALRGLIEKVVVTPTGRRGEHDVRLLGDLETILAWAEDRKAVMQTPLRLSFRHGGEGVAVKDCEGSRSAILRDFSTPHPSASLTPSPARGEGNLGGP
- a CDS encoding DUF3644 domain-containing protein; amino-acid sequence: MQARGGWNDQEILAYFTRPLRTVNHRLIGEIRTQHRHKAINAANDDALDEFLATWPDVDPSTGLSVRGDELLIKAREAMIAAVHTFNGAGLTFRAELFIVTAVIAWTYLMHAFYRREGVDYRYKKADGTVMQTPEGADKYWELGFCLRHAKCPVGKPVVQNLEFLLILRHEIEHRSTSRIDDAVSAKLQACCINFNDALKTLFGAQYAIERRLPIALQFVTFGPDQRALLKKARTLPPTIVAMMDAFHAGLSDEEQADPAFAHRVVFIPKLGARASASDEAIEFIKADSAEGEEITKVLLKDVDKRRYTATEVVKAMRDGGFPGFGMRAHTDLWQALDAKAPGKPFGGPGLYAGQWGWFDPWVARVKAHCEESGDRYK